A window of Peptostreptococcaceae bacterium contains these coding sequences:
- a CDS encoding transposase: protein MNPAYTSQICPICGEKNKAKGRNYTFDTPPGFIRGECQEAF from the coding sequence GTGAACCCAGCCTACACAAGTCAGATTTGTCCTATTTGTGGCGAAAAAAACAAAGCCAAAGGTAGAAACTACACATTTGACACTCCCCCCGGATTTATCCGTGGAGAGTGTCAAGAAGCGTTTTAA